From Triticum urartu cultivar G1812 chromosome 2, Tu2.1, whole genome shotgun sequence, a single genomic window includes:
- the LOC125541572 gene encoding uncharacterized protein LOC125541572 encodes MGLCMSSGGATVAAVRSEGLAASTAMVLLPTGELREYPRPATAAQALQDSVEAGDGSAGWFLCDADAMGFEGPVAAVGGGEELRPGQIYFVLPAEVKRNGLRREDVAALAVRASAALVSKANTNASGSGGRRRRAGSVSPLVFAPPPEVDETLAYKTVPALVVKRRPVARVKSAGRMQPRFAPDLTAIPECE; translated from the coding sequence ATGGGGCTCTGCATGTCTAGCGGCGGGGCGACGGTGGCGGCGGTGCGCTCGGAGGGGCTGGCCGCCTCGACGGCGATGGTGCTGCTGCCAACGGGGGAGCTGCGCGAGTACCCGCGCCCTGCGACGGCGGCGCAAGCCCTCCAGGACTCCGTGGAGGCAGGAGACGGCTCCGCCGGGTGGTTCCTGTGCGACGCCGACGCGATGGGGTTCGAGGGTCCCGTGGCGGCCGTGGGCGGGGGCGAGGAACTCCGCCCGGGCCAGATCTACTTCGTGCTCCCCGCCGAGGTTAAGAGGAACGGGCTCCGCCGCGAGGACGTGGCCGCACTCGCCGTCAGGGCGTCCGCGGCGCTCGTCAGCAAGGCCAACACCAACGCCTCCGGCAGCGGCGGACGGAGGAGACGCGCCGGCTCTGTCTCTCCGCTCGTGTTCGCCCCGCCGCCGGAGGTGGACGAGACTCTTGCCTACAAGACCGTGCCGGCGCTGGTAGTCAAGAGGCGCCCGGTGGCGCGCGTAAAGAGCGCCGGGAGAATGCAGCCGAGGTTCGCCCCGGATCTGACCGCCATTCCTGAATGCGAGTAA